A stretch of the Agelaius phoeniceus isolate bAgePho1 chromosome 1, bAgePho1.hap1, whole genome shotgun sequence genome encodes the following:
- the RRS1 gene encoding ribosome biogenesis regulatory protein homolog yields the protein MAAVRVEAVLAAAEEQEAEKRRSITVEKELELEYDLGNLLAVDRNPPPAAALRGAGPRREALLRALARDNTQLLVSRLWELPAERAGGAGGPLVAQLPEPTFRLPREKPAPKPRPPTRWEQFARLKGIRRKKKTSLVWDEQAKEWRRRWGYKRAGGDPSRAWLAEVPAGADPEEDQFARLRREKRERVARNELNRLRNLARAHRAGSAVPAAPLHPTGHQDRDELRRVARVARVSTASLGRFQPRLPKEPAEPPSRSGGKKRRFQPLLGNLAAERSRQLELLRDMGSKKPVLDITRAVNKQLRAEEAEAAAANKGKKQSKRGKRGRRQQRPGRSGKKSGARRQPQQQKPAGGGTGGGRRKKA from the coding sequence ATGGCGGCCGTGCGGGTGGAGGCGGTGCTGGCGGCCGCCGAGGAGCAGGAGGCGGAGAAGCGGCGGAGCATCACGGTGgaaaaggagctggagctggagtaCGACCTGGGCAATTTGCTGGCCGTGGACCGCAACCCCCCTCCGGCGGCGGCGCTGCGCGGGGCCGGCCCGCGGCGGGAGGCGCTGCTGCGGGCGCTGGCCCGCGACAACACGCAGCTGCTCGTGTCCCGGCTCTGGGAGCTGCCGGCCGAGCGCGccggcggcgccgggggccCGCTGGTGGCGCAGCTGCCCGAGCCCACGTTCCGCCTGCCGCGGGAGAAGCCGGCGCCGAAGCCGCGGCCGCCGACGCGCTGGGAGCAGTTCGCGCGGCTGAAGGGCATCCGCCGCAAGAAGAAAACCTCGCTGGTGTGGGACGAGCAGGCCAAGGAGTGGCGGCGGCGCTGGGGCTACAAGCGGGCGGGCGGAGACCCGTCCCGCGCCTGGCTAGCGGAGGTGCCGGCCGGCGCCGACCCCGAGGAGGACCAGTTCGCCCGGCTGCGGCGGGAGAAGCGGGAGCGGGTGGCTCGGAACGAGCTGAACCGGCTGCGCAACCTGGCCCGAGCCCACCGCGCCGGCAGCGCCGTGCCCGCCGCGCCCCTGCACCCCACCGGCCACCAGGACCGCGACGAGCTGCGGCGGGTGGCCCGCGTGGCCCGCGTCTCCACCGCCTCGCTCGGCCGCTTCCAGCCGCGCCTGCCCAAGGAGCCGGCGGAGCCGCCATCCCGCAGCGGCGGCAAGAAGCGCCGCTTCCAGCCGCTGCTGGGCAACCTGGCGGCCGAGCGCAGccggcagctggagctgctgcggGACATGGGCAGCAAGAAGCCGGTGCTCGACATCACCCGCGCCGTCAACAAGCAGCTGCGGGCGGAGGAAGCCGAGGCGGCCGCTGCCAACAAGGGCAAGAAGCAGTCGAAGCGCGGCAAGCGCGgccggcggcagcagcggcccgGGCGCAGCGGCAAGAAGAGCGGAGCCCGGCGGCAGCCGCAGCAGCAGAAGCCTGCGGGCGGGGGCACCGGCGggggcaggagaaagaaggcGTGA